In Acidobacteriota bacterium, a single genomic region encodes these proteins:
- a CDS encoding tetratricopeptide repeat protein: MQRPVMVKLALTLLLLGSLAFAQRRCEPGDLRVKVLYSNSRAVRNHTQVDLLRPSGTLIKQRFTDDTGNAEFLQIPAAGYRIRVTGPDVEETVSDEFSMDCGSPRAEMVTVKLKAEAEAVEKQLQAKEAMISALELNVPGGAHKEFEKGANALEGNRLPEAQKRFQRAIEIYPPYAMAYNHLGVVYMMTGQAAKGRAAFEKAVELNDRYPSALLNLAKLRYEDGKMQEVEALLRKAVAGDPRNGEMIFILCVAELQNGRLDDALGNAKKLHSLPHAQYAGVHYLAAQELEAKNRTNDAIAQYTLFLQEASPGVTADRARTALGRLRQQAATQPVSQPILQR; encoded by the coding sequence ATGCAACGTCCCGTCATGGTCAAGCTCGCTCTCACCTTGCTGCTTCTCGGCAGCCTAGCTTTCGCGCAACGCCGTTGTGAACCGGGCGACCTGCGGGTGAAAGTGCTGTACTCCAACAGCCGCGCCGTGCGGAACCACACCCAGGTGGACTTGCTCAGGCCCTCCGGCACGCTGATCAAGCAGCGTTTCACCGACGACACCGGCAACGCGGAGTTCCTGCAGATCCCAGCCGCTGGCTATCGCATCCGCGTGACGGGTCCAGACGTGGAGGAGACGGTCTCCGACGAGTTCAGTATGGACTGCGGTTCACCCCGAGCCGAGATGGTCACGGTGAAGCTCAAGGCGGAAGCGGAGGCGGTGGAGAAGCAGTTGCAAGCGAAGGAAGCGATGATCTCCGCGCTCGAGCTGAACGTGCCTGGCGGTGCGCACAAGGAATTCGAGAAGGGCGCGAACGCGCTCGAAGGGAACAGGCTGCCAGAGGCGCAGAAGCGCTTTCAGCGGGCGATCGAGATCTATCCGCCATACGCCATGGCCTACAACCACCTCGGGGTGGTCTATATGATGACCGGGCAAGCGGCGAAGGGACGCGCCGCATTCGAGAAAGCAGTGGAGCTCAACGATCGCTATCCGAGCGCTTTGCTGAATCTTGCCAAGCTGCGCTACGAGGATGGCAAGATGCAAGAAGTCGAGGCGCTCTTGCGCAAAGCGGTGGCCGGCGACCCGAGGAATGGCGAGATGATCTTCATCCTGTGCGTCGCGGAGCTGCAGAATGGCCGGCTGGACGACGCGCTGGGCAACGCGAAGAAGCTGCACAGCTTGCCGCACGCGCAATATGCGGGCGTCCATTACCTGGCGGCACAGGAGCTCGAAGCGAAGAATCGCACCAACGACGCGATCGCGCAGTACACCTTGTTCCTGCAAGAGGCTTCGCCGGGAGTGACGGCGGATCGCGCCCGGACTGCTTTGGGACGTTTGCGGCAGCAAGCCGCAACGCAACCGGTATCGCAACCCATCTTGCAGCGTTAA
- a CDS encoding tetratricopeptide repeat protein yields the protein MFLVLALLLAAPAQAEDTYLIDLKVLVQLADTGQGVANVRVQLFDAAGPTRGLGFTDRDGMITFSRIESGTYRLRVSDPNLEEMTTDIFLVDRRQMPAYQRIAVRKKPSERPAGAGAPGTISTEELKVPKKARKEFEAGSKALEKNDLPEAQLRFQKAIEIYPQYAHAYNHLGVSFMRNRQLEKGREAFEKAVAINGSYAEALLNLAKVRFAEKKTAEAEALLEKAVAADPAGAEALTILANLELMENKLELAAANGAKVHDLEHAEFAVAHWIAGRAYEIQHKDAQAIAEYTIFLKESPSSALAEKARASLKTLRDQNYPH from the coding sequence ATGTTTCTCGTGCTCGCATTGCTGCTGGCCGCGCCGGCGCAGGCCGAAGATACCTACCTCATCGACTTGAAGGTACTGGTGCAATTGGCCGATACCGGGCAGGGTGTGGCGAACGTCCGGGTGCAATTGTTCGATGCCGCGGGCCCGACGCGGGGCCTTGGGTTCACCGACCGCGACGGCATGATCACCTTCTCGCGGATCGAATCCGGCACCTACCGGCTACGCGTGAGCGATCCGAACCTCGAGGAGATGACCACCGACATCTTCCTGGTCGACCGCCGGCAGATGCCCGCCTACCAGAGGATCGCCGTGCGGAAGAAGCCGAGCGAGAGACCGGCGGGCGCGGGAGCGCCGGGCACCATCTCCACCGAGGAGCTGAAAGTGCCGAAGAAGGCGCGCAAGGAATTCGAGGCGGGCTCGAAGGCACTGGAGAAGAATGATCTGCCCGAAGCGCAGCTCCGCTTCCAGAAGGCGATCGAGATCTATCCGCAATACGCCCACGCCTACAACCATCTTGGCGTGTCGTTCATGCGCAACCGGCAGCTAGAAAAGGGCCGCGAAGCGTTCGAGAAGGCGGTTGCCATCAACGGCAGCTATGCGGAGGCGCTGCTCAATCTGGCCAAGGTACGGTTCGCCGAGAAGAAGACTGCGGAAGCGGAGGCGCTGCTCGAAAAAGCGGTGGCTGCCGATCCGGCGGGTGCCGAGGCGCTGACCATCCTGGCGAACCTGGAGCTGATGGAGAACAAGCTCGAGCTGGCGGCGGCGAATGGCGCCAAGGTCCACGACCTGGAGCACGCTGAATTCGCAGTGGCGCATTGGATCGCCGGCCGGGCCTACGAGATCCAGCACAAGGACGCGCAAGCCATCGCCGAGTACACTATCTTCCTGAAGGAATCGCCGAGCAGCGCGCTGGCGGAGAAAGCTCGCGCCTCGCTCAAGACCTTGCGCGACCAGAATTATCCCCACTGA